A single window of Thermostichus vulcanus str. 'Rupite' DNA harbors:
- the ribH gene encoding 6,7-dimethyl-8-ribityllumazine synthase: MAVYEGNFVQTGDLRLAIVIGRFNDLITGKLLEGCQDALKRHGMDVSPDSEQVDYYWVPGSFEVPLVAHQLAQSHRYDAVICLGAVIRGQTPHFDYVSAEVAKGIAAAGFRTGVPVIFGILTADTMQQALERAGVKSNKGWEYAMSALEMATLMRQMNPVIHGSNGSGSRPPLPTNSGALKPGVTLDSTAY; this comes from the coding sequence ATGGCAGTTTACGAAGGCAATTTTGTTCAGACGGGCGATCTGCGTCTGGCAATTGTGATTGGTCGCTTTAATGATTTGATCACCGGTAAGCTCCTAGAAGGCTGTCAGGATGCCCTCAAGCGCCATGGGATGGATGTTTCACCCGACAGTGAGCAGGTGGATTACTACTGGGTGCCCGGTAGCTTCGAGGTCCCCTTGGTGGCTCACCAATTGGCCCAATCCCACCGGTACGATGCTGTCATTTGCCTGGGGGCAGTGATTCGTGGGCAAACTCCCCACTTCGACTATGTGTCGGCTGAAGTGGCTAAAGGCATTGCAGCGGCTGGGTTTCGCACCGGCGTACCGGTAATCTTCGGCATTCTCACCGCCGATACGATGCAGCAGGCCCTCGAGCGGGCTGGGGTTAAGAGCAACAAGGGCTGGGAATATGCCATGAGCGCCCTGGAAATGGCCACCCTGATGCGCCAAATGAACCCCGTGATCCATGGCAGCAACGGATCCGGATCCCGTCCCCCTCTCCCCACAAACTCAGGGGCCCTGAAGCCGGGAGTTACTCTAGATAGCACTGCTTACTGA
- a CDS encoding urease subunit beta, which translates to MALTRKSKIKPSAEAEAGLVPGELLLAEEPIQANVGRATVTLQVTNQGDRPIQVGSHFHFFEVNRALVFDRAASFGMRLNIPSGNAVRFEPGQTHQVTLVALGGKGLVHGFNNLTEGSVRSGTQKRLSLARLQEWMG; encoded by the coding sequence ATGGCCCTGACTCGCAAATCGAAAATCAAGCCCAGTGCTGAAGCTGAAGCCGGTTTGGTACCGGGGGAGCTATTACTGGCGGAGGAACCCATCCAAGCCAATGTGGGGCGGGCTACCGTCACCCTGCAAGTGACCAACCAGGGGGATCGCCCTATCCAAGTGGGATCCCATTTTCACTTTTTCGAGGTGAACCGAGCTTTGGTGTTTGATCGGGCTGCCAGTTTTGGTATGCGCTTGAATATCCCTTCAGGGAATGCAGTACGTTTCGAGCCGGGGCAAACCCATCAGGTGACTTTGGTGGCGCTGGGGGGCAAAGGATTGGTGCATGGATTCAACAACCTGACAGAGGGCAGTGTTCGCTCAGGCACCCAAAAACGGCTGTCATTGGCGCGATTGCAGGAGTGGATGGGTTAA
- a CDS encoding LCP family protein produces the protein MSSFQYPPRPDRISAARQQAIRRGILWLLLGFTAVVAGSAGALLAVMLPRPVIPTPLTAEQQEAFRPDALRVAALDRSLHILILGTDNPDPTLPLLTERDRFNTRTDTILLARFDPQSRRISILSIPRDTRVRLPGFGIGKINAANFAGGPALAAQVVSDLMGGIPIDRYVRLNTDALEALIDAVGGVEVYVPEPMQYVDQTQQLFINLEPGLQRLNGEQAHHFARFRRDHLGLGDIGRVQRQQELLRALSRELLSPAVWPRIPKILQTIRANLDTNLTWEEVLTLAKFILTSGGDRIDLVLLPGRFSQPGEFATSYWLPDVPAVRRVAASHFGLEAQVTSIPPQRLRIAVQNATGEQGMARRMIQELARQGFTQAFAVEDSTQVLRQTEILAQSGDRNGAKQIQAAIGLGETRVESTGILNSDITIRVGQDWAQQLTLDIDQAQALPGAAQL, from the coding sequence ATGTCCTCATTCCAGTATCCCCCCCGTCCTGACCGCATTAGCGCAGCTCGTCAACAGGCGATTCGCCGAGGGATCCTTTGGTTATTGCTTGGGTTTACAGCGGTGGTGGCTGGCTCTGCCGGTGCCCTCTTGGCGGTGATGTTGCCCCGTCCGGTGATCCCCACCCCCCTGACTGCTGAACAACAGGAAGCCTTCCGACCGGATGCATTGCGGGTGGCTGCCCTGGATCGCTCGTTGCATATTCTCATCCTCGGCACCGACAATCCGGATCCCACCTTGCCCCTCCTTACTGAACGGGATCGCTTTAATACCCGCACCGATACCATTCTCTTGGCCCGTTTTGATCCCCAGTCCCGTCGAATCAGTATTCTGTCGATCCCCCGCGATACCCGCGTGCGGTTGCCTGGATTTGGCATCGGTAAGATCAATGCAGCCAACTTTGCGGGCGGCCCGGCGCTGGCGGCTCAGGTGGTGAGTGACTTAATGGGCGGGATCCCGATCGACCGTTACGTTCGCCTCAATACGGATGCCCTTGAGGCTTTGATCGATGCGGTGGGTGGGGTGGAGGTCTACGTGCCGGAGCCGATGCAGTATGTGGATCAAACCCAGCAGTTGTTCATCAACCTAGAACCAGGGTTACAACGCCTCAATGGAGAGCAAGCCCATCACTTTGCCCGCTTCCGCCGCGATCATCTGGGGCTAGGGGATATCGGTCGGGTGCAACGACAACAGGAATTGTTGCGGGCCCTCAGTCGGGAACTGCTCTCCCCTGCGGTTTGGCCACGGATCCCGAAGATTTTGCAAACCATTCGTGCCAACCTGGATACCAACCTGACCTGGGAAGAAGTGCTGACGCTGGCCAAGTTCATTCTCACCTCGGGTGGGGATCGGATTGACCTGGTACTGTTGCCGGGTCGATTTAGTCAACCCGGAGAATTTGCCACCAGCTACTGGCTGCCCGATGTCCCTGCTGTGCGGCGGGTGGCTGCTTCTCATTTCGGCTTAGAGGCTCAGGTGACCAGCATTCCCCCACAACGGCTGCGAATTGCCGTGCAAAATGCTACTGGAGAGCAAGGGATGGCCCGCCGCATGATCCAGGAATTGGCCAGACAGGGCTTTACCCAAGCCTTTGCCGTGGAAGACAGCACCCAGGTTTTGCGACAGACGGAAATTCTAGCCCAAAGTGGGGATCGAAACGGGGCCAAACAGATTCAAGCTGCCATTGGCCTCGGGGAAACACGGGTGGAATCTACAGGCATCCTCAATTCCGACATCACCATCCGGGTTGGCCAAGATTGGGCCCAACAGCTCACCCTCGATATCGACCAGGCGCAAGCTTTGCCTGGGGCAGCCCAGCTTTAG
- the htpG gene encoding molecular chaperone HtpG — protein MTMLEQGSITIHTENIFPIIKQSLYSDREIFLRELVSNAADAIAKLKMASFAGELSDPPEPEIVITLDKEAKTLAVADNGIGMTAEEVKKYINQVAFSSAEEFIHKYKGKEAEQAIIGHFGLGFYSSFMVSRRVEIDTLSYKPGSTAVNWACDGTTAFTLSDSERASIGTTVTLHIAPDNEEYLEPSRIRELIRKYCDFIPVPIKLNGEVINKQKPLWRTSPSELKDEDYLEFYRYLYPFQEDPHFWVHINTDYPFIVQGILYFPKLRPDIDPTKGQVKLFCNQVFVQDNCEEVIPKFLLPLRGAIDSPDIPLNVSRSFLQNDRTVRRIGDHVAKKVADRLNELYTEDYEKYVKVWPDISLFMKFGAMNSDKFFAQIKDILIFRLAGSPADKPEYLTLQSYLERTREKQNKRVYYATDEAAQSAYIDLHRSQGLEVLMLDSWIDSHFSSFLEREYKEDGIQFKRVDSELDETLVDKDKAAEIVDPVSNKTRSEKLVDLFKQALGKDKLQVKAEALKSESVPAMILLPEALRRLQELNAMMQQKPLEFLEEHTLILNTAHPLVQNLQALAEEGRDPDLVTLICNHIYDLALITQKSFDPASARAFVQRSNEVLTRLTRRQ, from the coding sequence ATGACCATGCTGGAGCAGGGATCCATCACGATCCACACCGAGAATATCTTCCCGATCATCAAGCAGTCTCTCTACTCCGACCGAGAGATCTTCCTGCGGGAGCTGGTCTCTAATGCTGCTGATGCCATTGCCAAGCTAAAAATGGCCAGTTTTGCTGGGGAATTGTCGGATCCCCCTGAACCCGAGATCGTCATCACTCTGGATAAAGAGGCAAAAACCCTAGCGGTAGCCGATAACGGCATTGGCATGACCGCCGAAGAAGTCAAGAAATACATTAACCAGGTGGCTTTTTCCAGCGCCGAAGAGTTTATCCACAAGTACAAAGGCAAAGAAGCAGAGCAAGCGATCATTGGGCATTTTGGTCTGGGCTTCTACTCCTCTTTTATGGTGTCGCGGCGAGTAGAGATCGATACCCTCTCCTACAAACCAGGTAGCACTGCTGTGAATTGGGCTTGCGATGGCACGACTGCCTTTACCCTCTCAGATTCGGAACGGGCCAGCATCGGCACCACCGTTACCCTTCACATCGCCCCGGATAATGAAGAGTATCTCGAACCCAGTCGGATTCGGGAATTAATCCGAAAATACTGTGATTTCATTCCCGTTCCCATTAAGTTGAATGGGGAGGTCATCAATAAGCAAAAGCCCCTCTGGAGAACCTCACCTTCTGAACTCAAAGACGAGGACTATCTTGAGTTTTATCGCTATCTGTATCCCTTCCAAGAGGATCCCCATTTTTGGGTTCATATCAACACCGACTACCCCTTTATCGTGCAAGGGATCCTCTATTTTCCCAAGTTACGCCCGGATATCGACCCTACCAAAGGGCAGGTGAAGTTGTTTTGTAATCAGGTCTTTGTACAAGACAACTGTGAGGAGGTGATCCCGAAGTTCCTGCTGCCCTTGCGGGGTGCTATCGACAGTCCCGATATTCCCCTTAATGTTTCCCGCAGCTTTTTGCAAAATGACCGCACCGTGCGGCGCATTGGTGACCATGTGGCCAAAAAAGTGGCGGATCGCCTCAATGAGCTTTATACAGAAGACTACGAAAAATATGTCAAGGTTTGGCCAGATATTAGCCTCTTCATGAAATTTGGGGCGATGAATAGCGATAAATTTTTCGCCCAAATTAAGGATATCCTGATCTTTCGTCTGGCCGGATCCCCTGCTGATAAGCCAGAGTATCTGACACTGCAAAGCTACCTGGAGCGTACCCGCGAGAAGCAAAACAAGCGAGTTTACTACGCTACTGATGAAGCTGCCCAAAGCGCCTACATCGACCTGCATCGTTCACAGGGTCTGGAGGTCTTGATGCTGGATAGCTGGATTGACAGCCATTTCAGCAGCTTCCTAGAGCGGGAGTATAAGGAAGACGGGATCCAATTCAAACGGGTGGATTCTGAGTTGGATGAAACCCTTGTGGACAAAGACAAGGCCGCAGAAATTGTCGATCCGGTCAGCAACAAAACCCGCAGTGAAAAATTGGTCGATTTGTTCAAGCAAGCCTTAGGCAAAGACAAGCTACAGGTGAAAGCCGAAGCCCTAAAATCGGAATCTGTCCCGGCAATGATCCTGCTGCCAGAGGCGTTGCGGCGGTTGCAGGAGCTGAATGCCATGATGCAGCAAAAGCCCCTCGAGTTTTTAGAGGAACATACCCTGATCCTGAATACGGCTCATCCGTTGGTGCAGAATTTGCAGGCACTGGCCGAAGAAGGTCGGGATCCTGACCTCGTTACTCTGATCTGCAACCACATTTACGACCTAGCTCTGATCACTCAAAAAAGTTTTGACCCGGCTTCAGCCCGTGCCTTTGTGCAGCGTTCCAATGAAGTGCTGACGCGCCTGACCCGTCGTCAGTAA
- a CDS encoding urease subunit gamma: protein MHLSPQEKDKLLVYLAAQLAQDRRQRGLKLNYPEAVAFLSAAVLEGAREGKTVAQLMSEGLTWLSREDVMAGIPEMIPEIQVEATFPDGTKLVTLHHPIR from the coding sequence ATGCACTTATCGCCCCAGGAGAAAGACAAGCTGCTGGTTTACTTGGCTGCTCAATTGGCTCAGGATCGGCGGCAGCGGGGCCTCAAGCTTAATTACCCAGAGGCAGTGGCCTTTTTGAGTGCGGCAGTGCTAGAGGGTGCCCGAGAAGGCAAGACGGTGGCCCAACTGATGAGCGAAGGATTGACCTGGTTAAGCCGGGAGGATGTGATGGCTGGGATCCCAGAGATGATCCCCGAAATTCAGGTGGAGGCCACCTTCCCCGATGGCACTAAGTTGGTGACACTGCACCACCCCATTCGCTAA